A single window of Triplophysa rosa linkage group LG2, Trosa_1v2, whole genome shotgun sequence DNA harbors:
- the dpf2 gene encoding zinc finger protein ubi-d4 isoform X5, translated as MLCLLVSLVSGVLLLIIEECEDALPRLSDRCRPKQLLLLDGEKAQRTRWDTQLSGMAPGQLYTYPARRWRKKRRAQPTEDPQLAFSSVKSELDLGLKKEVFSSDGSSLEALLKGEPIDKRSGLELRSGEEESSSTEYSTGGLNPTARVRKRILEPDDFLDDLDDEDYEEDTPKRRGKGKGKGRGVSSARKKLEAAAALEDRDKPYSCDNTFKQKHISKSSERVCGKRYKNRPGLSYHYAHSHLAEEEGEEKEEMDIREPTPPQQDEPKTPKKGPDGLALPNNYCDFCLGDSNMNQKTGQSEELVSCSDCGRSGHPSCLQFTAVMMAAVKTYRWQCIECKCCNVCGTSENDDQLLFCDDCDRGYHMYCLSPPMSEPPEGSWSCHLCLDLLKEKASIYQNQNAPPS; from the exons ATGCTTTGTTTGTTAGTCAGCCTGGTGTCTGGTGTGTTGTTGCTTATAAT AGAGGAGTGTGAGGATGCCCTACCTCGACTCTCAGACAGGTGTCGCCCAAAGCAACTGCTACTTCTGGATGGAGAAAAGGCACAGAGGACCAGGTGGGACACACAGCTCAGTG GTATGGCTCCAGGTCAATTGTACACATACCCAGCACGCCGCTGGAGAAAGAAGAGGAGAGCTCAGCCTACAGAGGACCCTCAGCTGGCTTTCTCTTCTGTTAAGTCCG agctGGATCTGGGACTTAAGAAGGAGGTTTTCTCCAGTGATGGCAGCAGCTTAGAGGCCCTTCTGAAGGGAGAGCCGATAGATAAGAGATCCGGATTGGAGCTCCGCTCAGGGGAGGAGGAATCCAGCTCAACGGAGTACTCCACTGGGGGACTAAACCCCACTGCCAGGGTCCGCAAG AGAATTTTGGAACCAGATGATTTTTTAGATGATCTGGATGATGAGGATTATGAAGAAGATACTCCGAAGAGACGGGGAAAAGGCAAAGGCAAG GGCCGTGGTGTTAGCAGTGCCCGGAAGAAGTTAGAAGCAGCAGCCGCGTTGGAGGATCGAGACAAACCGTACTCCTGTGATA acACTTTCAAACAAAAGCATATTTCAAAATCTTCCGAAAGAG TTTGTGGAAAGCGCTATAAGAACAGGCCTGGTCTCAGTTATCATTATGCACACTCTCACTTGGCTGAAGAAGAGGGGGAGGAGAAAGAGGAGATGGACATTCGGGAACCGACTCCGCCCCAGCAAGACGAACCGAAGA CTCCTAAGAAAGGCCCAGATGGTTTGGCTCTACCAAACAACTACTGTGATTTCTGTTTGGGAGATTCTAACATGAACCAGAAAACCGGCCAATCAGAGGAGCTTGTGTCCTGCTCCGACTGTGGTCGTTCTG GTCACCCCTCATGTCTGCAGTTCACTGCTGTGATGATGGCTGCTGTAAAAACATATCGCTGGCAGTGCATCGAATGCAAATGCTGTAACGTGTGTGGAACATCAGAAAATGAT GACCAGCTGTTGTTCTGTGATGACTGTGACCGAGGTTACCACATGTACTGCCTCTCGCCCCCTATGTCTGAGCCTCCTGAAG GAAGTTGGAGTTGTCATCTATGTTTGGACCTCCTGAAAGAGAAAGCCTCTATATACCAGAATCAGAATGCACCCCCCTCGTGA
- the dpf2 gene encoding zinc finger protein ubi-d4 isoform X1, which yields MAAVVENVVKLLGEQCYRDAMEQCHNYNARLCAERSVRMPYLDSQTGVAQSNCYFWMEKRHRGPGGTHSSVVWLQVNCTHTQHAAGERRGELSLQRTLSWLSLLLSPLPMDVNVGVCVSELDLGLKKEVFSSDGSSLEALLKGEPIDKRSGLELRSGEEESSSTEYSTGGLNPTARVRKRILEPDDFLDDLDDEDYEEDTPKRRGKGKGKGRGVSSARKKLEAAAALEDRDKPYSCDNTFKQKHISKSSERVCGKRYKNRPGLSYHYAHSHLAEEEGEEKEEMDIREPTPPQQDEPKTPKKGPDGLALPNNYCDFCLGDSNMNQKTGQSEELVSCSDCGRSGHPSCLQFTAVMMAAVKTYRWQCIECKCCNVCGTSENDDQLLFCDDCDRGYHMYCLSPPMSEPPEGSWSCHLCLDLLKEKASIYQNQNAPPS from the exons ATGGCTGCGGTAGTGGAGAATGTTGTCAAGCT GTTGGGTGAGCAGTGTTACAGGGACGCTATGGAGCAGTGTCATAACTATAATGCCCGTCTGTGTGCAGAGAGGAGTGTGAGGATGCCCTACCTCGACTCTCAGACAGGTGTCGCCCAAAGCAACTGCTACTTCTGGATGGAGAAAAGGCACAGAGGACCAGGTGGGACACACAGCTCAGTG GTATGGCTCCAGGTCAATTGTACACATACCCAGCACGCCGCTGGAGAAAGAAGAGGAGAGCTCAGCCTACAGAGGACCCTCAGCTGGCTTTCTCTTCTGTTAAGTCCG TTGCCTATGGATGTgaatgtgggtgtgtgtgtttcagagctGGATCTGGGACTTAAGAAGGAGGTTTTCTCCAGTGATGGCAGCAGCTTAGAGGCCCTTCTGAAGGGAGAGCCGATAGATAAGAGATCCGGATTGGAGCTCCGCTCAGGGGAGGAGGAATCCAGCTCAACGGAGTACTCCACTGGGGGACTAAACCCCACTGCCAGGGTCCGCAAG AGAATTTTGGAACCAGATGATTTTTTAGATGATCTGGATGATGAGGATTATGAAGAAGATACTCCGAAGAGACGGGGAAAAGGCAAAGGCAAG GGCCGTGGTGTTAGCAGTGCCCGGAAGAAGTTAGAAGCAGCAGCCGCGTTGGAGGATCGAGACAAACCGTACTCCTGTGATA acACTTTCAAACAAAAGCATATTTCAAAATCTTCCGAAAGAG TTTGTGGAAAGCGCTATAAGAACAGGCCTGGTCTCAGTTATCATTATGCACACTCTCACTTGGCTGAAGAAGAGGGGGAGGAGAAAGAGGAGATGGACATTCGGGAACCGACTCCGCCCCAGCAAGACGAACCGAAGA CTCCTAAGAAAGGCCCAGATGGTTTGGCTCTACCAAACAACTACTGTGATTTCTGTTTGGGAGATTCTAACATGAACCAGAAAACCGGCCAATCAGAGGAGCTTGTGTCCTGCTCCGACTGTGGTCGTTCTG GTCACCCCTCATGTCTGCAGTTCACTGCTGTGATGATGGCTGCTGTAAAAACATATCGCTGGCAGTGCATCGAATGCAAATGCTGTAACGTGTGTGGAACATCAGAAAATGAT GACCAGCTGTTGTTCTGTGATGACTGTGACCGAGGTTACCACATGTACTGCCTCTCGCCCCCTATGTCTGAGCCTCCTGAAG GAAGTTGGAGTTGTCATCTATGTTTGGACCTCCTGAAAGAGAAAGCCTCTATATACCAGAATCAGAATGCACCCCCCTCGTGA
- the dpf2 gene encoding zinc finger protein ubi-d4 isoform X7 — protein sequence MAAVVENVVKLEECEDALPRLSDRCRPKQLLLLDGEKAQRTRWDTQLSGMAPGQLYTYPARRWRKKRRAQPTEDPQLAFSSVKSELDLGLKKEVFSSDGSSLEALLKGEPIDKRSGLELRSGEEESSSTEYSTGGLNPTARVRKRILEPDDFLDDLDDEDYEEDTPKRRGKGKGKGRGVSSARKKLEAAAALEDRDKPYSCDNTFKQKHISKSSERVCGKRYKNRPGLSYHYAHSHLAEEEGEEKEEMDIREPTPPQQDEPKTPKKGPDGLALPNNYCDFCLGDSNMNQKTGQSEELVSCSDCGRSGHPSCLQFTAVMMAAVKTYRWQCIECKCCNVCGTSENDDQLLFCDDCDRGYHMYCLSPPMSEPPEGSWSCHLCLDLLKEKASIYQNQNAPPS from the exons ATGGCTGCGGTAGTGGAGAATGTTGTCAAGCT AGAGGAGTGTGAGGATGCCCTACCTCGACTCTCAGACAGGTGTCGCCCAAAGCAACTGCTACTTCTGGATGGAGAAAAGGCACAGAGGACCAGGTGGGACACACAGCTCAGTG GTATGGCTCCAGGTCAATTGTACACATACCCAGCACGCCGCTGGAGAAAGAAGAGGAGAGCTCAGCCTACAGAGGACCCTCAGCTGGCTTTCTCTTCTGTTAAGTCCG agctGGATCTGGGACTTAAGAAGGAGGTTTTCTCCAGTGATGGCAGCAGCTTAGAGGCCCTTCTGAAGGGAGAGCCGATAGATAAGAGATCCGGATTGGAGCTCCGCTCAGGGGAGGAGGAATCCAGCTCAACGGAGTACTCCACTGGGGGACTAAACCCCACTGCCAGGGTCCGCAAG AGAATTTTGGAACCAGATGATTTTTTAGATGATCTGGATGATGAGGATTATGAAGAAGATACTCCGAAGAGACGGGGAAAAGGCAAAGGCAAG GGCCGTGGTGTTAGCAGTGCCCGGAAGAAGTTAGAAGCAGCAGCCGCGTTGGAGGATCGAGACAAACCGTACTCCTGTGATA acACTTTCAAACAAAAGCATATTTCAAAATCTTCCGAAAGAG TTTGTGGAAAGCGCTATAAGAACAGGCCTGGTCTCAGTTATCATTATGCACACTCTCACTTGGCTGAAGAAGAGGGGGAGGAGAAAGAGGAGATGGACATTCGGGAACCGACTCCGCCCCAGCAAGACGAACCGAAGA CTCCTAAGAAAGGCCCAGATGGTTTGGCTCTACCAAACAACTACTGTGATTTCTGTTTGGGAGATTCTAACATGAACCAGAAAACCGGCCAATCAGAGGAGCTTGTGTCCTGCTCCGACTGTGGTCGTTCTG GTCACCCCTCATGTCTGCAGTTCACTGCTGTGATGATGGCTGCTGTAAAAACATATCGCTGGCAGTGCATCGAATGCAAATGCTGTAACGTGTGTGGAACATCAGAAAATGAT GACCAGCTGTTGTTCTGTGATGACTGTGACCGAGGTTACCACATGTACTGCCTCTCGCCCCCTATGTCTGAGCCTCCTGAAG GAAGTTGGAGTTGTCATCTATGTTTGGACCTCCTGAAAGAGAAAGCCTCTATATACCAGAATCAGAATGCACCCCCCTCGTGA
- the dpf2 gene encoding zinc finger protein ubi-d4 isoform X9, whose translation MPYLDSQTGVAQSNCYFWMEKRHRGPGMAPGQLYTYPARRWRKKRRAQPTEDPQLAFSSVKSELDLGLKKEVFSSDGSSLEALLKGEPIDKRSGLELRSGEEESSSTEYSTGGLNPTARVRKRILEPDDFLDDLDDEDYEEDTPKRRGKGKGKGRGVSSARKKLEAAAALEDRDKPYSCDNTFKQKHISKSSERVCGKRYKNRPGLSYHYAHSHLAEEEGEEKEEMDIREPTPPQQDEPKTPKKGPDGLALPNNYCDFCLGDSNMNQKTGQSEELVSCSDCGRSGHPSCLQFTAVMMAAVKTYRWQCIECKCCNVCGTSENDDQLLFCDDCDRGYHMYCLSPPMSEPPEGSWSCHLCLDLLKEKASIYQNQNAPPS comes from the exons ATGCCCTACCTCGACTCTCAGACAGGTGTCGCCCAAAGCAACTGCTACTTCTGGATGGAGAAAAGGCACAGAGGACCAG GTATGGCTCCAGGTCAATTGTACACATACCCAGCACGCCGCTGGAGAAAGAAGAGGAGAGCTCAGCCTACAGAGGACCCTCAGCTGGCTTTCTCTTCTGTTAAGTCCG agctGGATCTGGGACTTAAGAAGGAGGTTTTCTCCAGTGATGGCAGCAGCTTAGAGGCCCTTCTGAAGGGAGAGCCGATAGATAAGAGATCCGGATTGGAGCTCCGCTCAGGGGAGGAGGAATCCAGCTCAACGGAGTACTCCACTGGGGGACTAAACCCCACTGCCAGGGTCCGCAAG AGAATTTTGGAACCAGATGATTTTTTAGATGATCTGGATGATGAGGATTATGAAGAAGATACTCCGAAGAGACGGGGAAAAGGCAAAGGCAAG GGCCGTGGTGTTAGCAGTGCCCGGAAGAAGTTAGAAGCAGCAGCCGCGTTGGAGGATCGAGACAAACCGTACTCCTGTGATA acACTTTCAAACAAAAGCATATTTCAAAATCTTCCGAAAGAG TTTGTGGAAAGCGCTATAAGAACAGGCCTGGTCTCAGTTATCATTATGCACACTCTCACTTGGCTGAAGAAGAGGGGGAGGAGAAAGAGGAGATGGACATTCGGGAACCGACTCCGCCCCAGCAAGACGAACCGAAGA CTCCTAAGAAAGGCCCAGATGGTTTGGCTCTACCAAACAACTACTGTGATTTCTGTTTGGGAGATTCTAACATGAACCAGAAAACCGGCCAATCAGAGGAGCTTGTGTCCTGCTCCGACTGTGGTCGTTCTG GTCACCCCTCATGTCTGCAGTTCACTGCTGTGATGATGGCTGCTGTAAAAACATATCGCTGGCAGTGCATCGAATGCAAATGCTGTAACGTGTGTGGAACATCAGAAAATGAT GACCAGCTGTTGTTCTGTGATGACTGTGACCGAGGTTACCACATGTACTGCCTCTCGCCCCCTATGTCTGAGCCTCCTGAAG GAAGTTGGAGTTGTCATCTATGTTTGGACCTCCTGAAAGAGAAAGCCTCTATATACCAGAATCAGAATGCACCCCCCTCGTGA
- the dpf2 gene encoding zinc finger protein ubi-d4 isoform X2, translated as MAAVVENVVKLLGEQCYRDAMEQCHNYNARLCAERSVRMPYLDSQTGVAQSNCYFWMEKRHRGPGGTHSSVVWLQVNCTHTQHAAGERRGELSLQRTLSWLSLLLSPLPMDVNVGVCVSELDLGLKKEVFSSDGSSLEALLKGEPIDKRSGLELRSGEEESSSTEYSTGGLNPTARVRKRILEPDDFLDDLDDEDYEEDTPKRRGKGKGKGRGVSSARKKLEAAAALEDRDKPYSCDICGKRYKNRPGLSYHYAHSHLAEEEGEEKEEMDIREPTPPQQDEPKTPKKGPDGLALPNNYCDFCLGDSNMNQKTGQSEELVSCSDCGRSGHPSCLQFTAVMMAAVKTYRWQCIECKCCNVCGTSENDDQLLFCDDCDRGYHMYCLSPPMSEPPEGSWSCHLCLDLLKEKASIYQNQNAPPS; from the exons ATGGCTGCGGTAGTGGAGAATGTTGTCAAGCT GTTGGGTGAGCAGTGTTACAGGGACGCTATGGAGCAGTGTCATAACTATAATGCCCGTCTGTGTGCAGAGAGGAGTGTGAGGATGCCCTACCTCGACTCTCAGACAGGTGTCGCCCAAAGCAACTGCTACTTCTGGATGGAGAAAAGGCACAGAGGACCAGGTGGGACACACAGCTCAGTG GTATGGCTCCAGGTCAATTGTACACATACCCAGCACGCCGCTGGAGAAAGAAGAGGAGAGCTCAGCCTACAGAGGACCCTCAGCTGGCTTTCTCTTCTGTTAAGTCCG TTGCCTATGGATGTgaatgtgggtgtgtgtgtttcagagctGGATCTGGGACTTAAGAAGGAGGTTTTCTCCAGTGATGGCAGCAGCTTAGAGGCCCTTCTGAAGGGAGAGCCGATAGATAAGAGATCCGGATTGGAGCTCCGCTCAGGGGAGGAGGAATCCAGCTCAACGGAGTACTCCACTGGGGGACTAAACCCCACTGCCAGGGTCCGCAAG AGAATTTTGGAACCAGATGATTTTTTAGATGATCTGGATGATGAGGATTATGAAGAAGATACTCCGAAGAGACGGGGAAAAGGCAAAGGCAAG GGCCGTGGTGTTAGCAGTGCCCGGAAGAAGTTAGAAGCAGCAGCCGCGTTGGAGGATCGAGACAAACCGTACTCCTGTGATA TTTGTGGAAAGCGCTATAAGAACAGGCCTGGTCTCAGTTATCATTATGCACACTCTCACTTGGCTGAAGAAGAGGGGGAGGAGAAAGAGGAGATGGACATTCGGGAACCGACTCCGCCCCAGCAAGACGAACCGAAGA CTCCTAAGAAAGGCCCAGATGGTTTGGCTCTACCAAACAACTACTGTGATTTCTGTTTGGGAGATTCTAACATGAACCAGAAAACCGGCCAATCAGAGGAGCTTGTGTCCTGCTCCGACTGTGGTCGTTCTG GTCACCCCTCATGTCTGCAGTTCACTGCTGTGATGATGGCTGCTGTAAAAACATATCGCTGGCAGTGCATCGAATGCAAATGCTGTAACGTGTGTGGAACATCAGAAAATGAT GACCAGCTGTTGTTCTGTGATGACTGTGACCGAGGTTACCACATGTACTGCCTCTCGCCCCCTATGTCTGAGCCTCCTGAAG GAAGTTGGAGTTGTCATCTATGTTTGGACCTCCTGAAAGAGAAAGCCTCTATATACCAGAATCAGAATGCACCCCCCTCGTGA
- the dpf2 gene encoding zinc finger protein ubi-d4 isoform X8, translated as MPYLDSQTGVAQSNCYFWMEKRHRGPGGTHSSVVWLQVNCTHTQHAAGERRGELSLQRTLSWLSLLLSPLPMDVNVGVCVSELDLGLKKEVFSSDGSSLEALLKGEPIDKRSGLELRSGEEESSSTEYSTGGLNPTARVRKRILEPDDFLDDLDDEDYEEDTPKRRGKGKGKGRGVSSARKKLEAAAALEDRDKPYSCDNTFKQKHISKSSERVCGKRYKNRPGLSYHYAHSHLAEEEGEEKEEMDIREPTPPQQDEPKTPKKGPDGLALPNNYCDFCLGDSNMNQKTGQSEELVSCSDCGRSGHPSCLQFTAVMMAAVKTYRWQCIECKCCNVCGTSENDDQLLFCDDCDRGYHMYCLSPPMSEPPEGSWSCHLCLDLLKEKASIYQNQNAPPS; from the exons ATGCCCTACCTCGACTCTCAGACAGGTGTCGCCCAAAGCAACTGCTACTTCTGGATGGAGAAAAGGCACAGAGGACCAGGTGGGACACACAGCTCAGTG GTATGGCTCCAGGTCAATTGTACACATACCCAGCACGCCGCTGGAGAAAGAAGAGGAGAGCTCAGCCTACAGAGGACCCTCAGCTGGCTTTCTCTTCTGTTAAGTCCG TTGCCTATGGATGTgaatgtgggtgtgtgtgtttcagagctGGATCTGGGACTTAAGAAGGAGGTTTTCTCCAGTGATGGCAGCAGCTTAGAGGCCCTTCTGAAGGGAGAGCCGATAGATAAGAGATCCGGATTGGAGCTCCGCTCAGGGGAGGAGGAATCCAGCTCAACGGAGTACTCCACTGGGGGACTAAACCCCACTGCCAGGGTCCGCAAG AGAATTTTGGAACCAGATGATTTTTTAGATGATCTGGATGATGAGGATTATGAAGAAGATACTCCGAAGAGACGGGGAAAAGGCAAAGGCAAG GGCCGTGGTGTTAGCAGTGCCCGGAAGAAGTTAGAAGCAGCAGCCGCGTTGGAGGATCGAGACAAACCGTACTCCTGTGATA acACTTTCAAACAAAAGCATATTTCAAAATCTTCCGAAAGAG TTTGTGGAAAGCGCTATAAGAACAGGCCTGGTCTCAGTTATCATTATGCACACTCTCACTTGGCTGAAGAAGAGGGGGAGGAGAAAGAGGAGATGGACATTCGGGAACCGACTCCGCCCCAGCAAGACGAACCGAAGA CTCCTAAGAAAGGCCCAGATGGTTTGGCTCTACCAAACAACTACTGTGATTTCTGTTTGGGAGATTCTAACATGAACCAGAAAACCGGCCAATCAGAGGAGCTTGTGTCCTGCTCCGACTGTGGTCGTTCTG GTCACCCCTCATGTCTGCAGTTCACTGCTGTGATGATGGCTGCTGTAAAAACATATCGCTGGCAGTGCATCGAATGCAAATGCTGTAACGTGTGTGGAACATCAGAAAATGAT GACCAGCTGTTGTTCTGTGATGACTGTGACCGAGGTTACCACATGTACTGCCTCTCGCCCCCTATGTCTGAGCCTCCTGAAG GAAGTTGGAGTTGTCATCTATGTTTGGACCTCCTGAAAGAGAAAGCCTCTATATACCAGAATCAGAATGCACCCCCCTCGTGA
- the dpf2 gene encoding zinc finger protein ubi-d4 isoform X4 encodes MEQCHNYNARLCAERSVRMPYLDSQTGVAQSNCYFWMEKRHRGPGGTHSSVVWLQVNCTHTQHAAGERRGELSLQRTLSWLSLLLSPLPMDVNVGVCVSELDLGLKKEVFSSDGSSLEALLKGEPIDKRSGLELRSGEEESSSTEYSTGGLNPTARVRKRILEPDDFLDDLDDEDYEEDTPKRRGKGKGKGRGVSSARKKLEAAAALEDRDKPYSCDNTFKQKHISKSSERVCGKRYKNRPGLSYHYAHSHLAEEEGEEKEEMDIREPTPPQQDEPKTPKKGPDGLALPNNYCDFCLGDSNMNQKTGQSEELVSCSDCGRSGHPSCLQFTAVMMAAVKTYRWQCIECKCCNVCGTSENDDQLLFCDDCDRGYHMYCLSPPMSEPPEGSWSCHLCLDLLKEKASIYQNQNAPPS; translated from the exons ATGGAGCAGTGTCATAACTATAATGCCCGTCTGTGTGCAGAGAGGAGTGTGAGGATGCCCTACCTCGACTCTCAGACAGGTGTCGCCCAAAGCAACTGCTACTTCTGGATGGAGAAAAGGCACAGAGGACCAGGTGGGACACACAGCTCAGTG GTATGGCTCCAGGTCAATTGTACACATACCCAGCACGCCGCTGGAGAAAGAAGAGGAGAGCTCAGCCTACAGAGGACCCTCAGCTGGCTTTCTCTTCTGTTAAGTCCG TTGCCTATGGATGTgaatgtgggtgtgtgtgtttcagagctGGATCTGGGACTTAAGAAGGAGGTTTTCTCCAGTGATGGCAGCAGCTTAGAGGCCCTTCTGAAGGGAGAGCCGATAGATAAGAGATCCGGATTGGAGCTCCGCTCAGGGGAGGAGGAATCCAGCTCAACGGAGTACTCCACTGGGGGACTAAACCCCACTGCCAGGGTCCGCAAG AGAATTTTGGAACCAGATGATTTTTTAGATGATCTGGATGATGAGGATTATGAAGAAGATACTCCGAAGAGACGGGGAAAAGGCAAAGGCAAG GGCCGTGGTGTTAGCAGTGCCCGGAAGAAGTTAGAAGCAGCAGCCGCGTTGGAGGATCGAGACAAACCGTACTCCTGTGATA acACTTTCAAACAAAAGCATATTTCAAAATCTTCCGAAAGAG TTTGTGGAAAGCGCTATAAGAACAGGCCTGGTCTCAGTTATCATTATGCACACTCTCACTTGGCTGAAGAAGAGGGGGAGGAGAAAGAGGAGATGGACATTCGGGAACCGACTCCGCCCCAGCAAGACGAACCGAAGA CTCCTAAGAAAGGCCCAGATGGTTTGGCTCTACCAAACAACTACTGTGATTTCTGTTTGGGAGATTCTAACATGAACCAGAAAACCGGCCAATCAGAGGAGCTTGTGTCCTGCTCCGACTGTGGTCGTTCTG GTCACCCCTCATGTCTGCAGTTCACTGCTGTGATGATGGCTGCTGTAAAAACATATCGCTGGCAGTGCATCGAATGCAAATGCTGTAACGTGTGTGGAACATCAGAAAATGAT GACCAGCTGTTGTTCTGTGATGACTGTGACCGAGGTTACCACATGTACTGCCTCTCGCCCCCTATGTCTGAGCCTCCTGAAG GAAGTTGGAGTTGTCATCTATGTTTGGACCTCCTGAAAGAGAAAGCCTCTATATACCAGAATCAGAATGCACCCCCCTCGTGA
- the dpf2 gene encoding zinc finger protein ubi-d4 isoform X3: MAAVVENVVKLLGEQCYRDAMEQCHNYNARLCAERSVRMPYLDSQTGVAQSNCYFWMEKRHRGPGMAPGQLYTYPARRWRKKRRAQPTEDPQLAFSSVKSELDLGLKKEVFSSDGSSLEALLKGEPIDKRSGLELRSGEEESSSTEYSTGGLNPTARVRKRILEPDDFLDDLDDEDYEEDTPKRRGKGKGKGRGVSSARKKLEAAAALEDRDKPYSCDNTFKQKHISKSSERVCGKRYKNRPGLSYHYAHSHLAEEEGEEKEEMDIREPTPPQQDEPKTPKKGPDGLALPNNYCDFCLGDSNMNQKTGQSEELVSCSDCGRSGHPSCLQFTAVMMAAVKTYRWQCIECKCCNVCGTSENDDQLLFCDDCDRGYHMYCLSPPMSEPPEGSWSCHLCLDLLKEKASIYQNQNAPPS; this comes from the exons ATGGCTGCGGTAGTGGAGAATGTTGTCAAGCT GTTGGGTGAGCAGTGTTACAGGGACGCTATGGAGCAGTGTCATAACTATAATGCCCGTCTGTGTGCAGAGAGGAGTGTGAGGATGCCCTACCTCGACTCTCAGACAGGTGTCGCCCAAAGCAACTGCTACTTCTGGATGGAGAAAAGGCACAGAGGACCAG GTATGGCTCCAGGTCAATTGTACACATACCCAGCACGCCGCTGGAGAAAGAAGAGGAGAGCTCAGCCTACAGAGGACCCTCAGCTGGCTTTCTCTTCTGTTAAGTCCG agctGGATCTGGGACTTAAGAAGGAGGTTTTCTCCAGTGATGGCAGCAGCTTAGAGGCCCTTCTGAAGGGAGAGCCGATAGATAAGAGATCCGGATTGGAGCTCCGCTCAGGGGAGGAGGAATCCAGCTCAACGGAGTACTCCACTGGGGGACTAAACCCCACTGCCAGGGTCCGCAAG AGAATTTTGGAACCAGATGATTTTTTAGATGATCTGGATGATGAGGATTATGAAGAAGATACTCCGAAGAGACGGGGAAAAGGCAAAGGCAAG GGCCGTGGTGTTAGCAGTGCCCGGAAGAAGTTAGAAGCAGCAGCCGCGTTGGAGGATCGAGACAAACCGTACTCCTGTGATA acACTTTCAAACAAAAGCATATTTCAAAATCTTCCGAAAGAG TTTGTGGAAAGCGCTATAAGAACAGGCCTGGTCTCAGTTATCATTATGCACACTCTCACTTGGCTGAAGAAGAGGGGGAGGAGAAAGAGGAGATGGACATTCGGGAACCGACTCCGCCCCAGCAAGACGAACCGAAGA CTCCTAAGAAAGGCCCAGATGGTTTGGCTCTACCAAACAACTACTGTGATTTCTGTTTGGGAGATTCTAACATGAACCAGAAAACCGGCCAATCAGAGGAGCTTGTGTCCTGCTCCGACTGTGGTCGTTCTG GTCACCCCTCATGTCTGCAGTTCACTGCTGTGATGATGGCTGCTGTAAAAACATATCGCTGGCAGTGCATCGAATGCAAATGCTGTAACGTGTGTGGAACATCAGAAAATGAT GACCAGCTGTTGTTCTGTGATGACTGTGACCGAGGTTACCACATGTACTGCCTCTCGCCCCCTATGTCTGAGCCTCCTGAAG GAAGTTGGAGTTGTCATCTATGTTTGGACCTCCTGAAAGAGAAAGCCTCTATATACCAGAATCAGAATGCACCCCCCTCGTGA